Below is a genomic region from Actinomadura sp. NAK00032.
CCCCGAGACCCTCCCCGGACCGGCGCGGACGGCGCTGTCGGTCACCGCCGAGGGCACCTGCTTCGACACCGTCCTGGAAGGACGTCGCAGCTACGAGATCGGGTTGAAGGCCGGGATCGCCGACGCATACCCGCACCTGCGGCACCTGGTCTTCTCCCGGACCCTCACCGAGAGCCCCGCCCCGGCCGTCGAGCTCGTCGCCACCGACCCCGCAGAGAAGGTCCGGGAGCTCAAGCGTCAGGACGGCAAGGACATCTGGCTCGTCGGCGGTGGTGAACTCGCCGGCGCCCTGTACGGCGAGATCGACCGGCTCATCCTGAAGGTCGGCCCGCTGACCATCGGCACCGGCATCCCCCTCTTCTCCCGCACGGCCGCCTTCGACCCGCGCACCTGGGAACTGACCGACCACACCGTGCTCGCCAGCGGCGCCGCCTTCCTCACCTACGACCGCCCCGCCGAGTAAGCCCGAAGTACTGCTCACGGGTCCGGGGCCAGGCGATGCCGCCGGGATGGTCCAGCCGGACGCGGTCGCCGGTGGATGACACGGTCAGGCCGAAGCCCTCCTCCCACGGAAATCGGGCCACACCATGGCCACACAGGAGAGCCGGCTCCGTGGCCGGCTCCGTGACCGTGACCGTGACCGTGGCCGTGACGGGGGGCGGGGCCGGGGCGGGAGCTCAGCGTCCCGGTTCTCC
It encodes:
- a CDS encoding dihydrofolate reductase family protein, which translates into the protein MRKLVYYIATTLDGFIAGPDGADPTGPDGFWPIPADYIEHLVANYPETLPGPARTALSVTAEGTCFDTVLEGRRSYEIGLKAGIADAYPHLRHLVFSRTLTESPAPAVELVATDPAEKVRELKRQDGKDIWLVGGGELAGALYGEIDRLILKVGPLTIGTGIPLFSRTAAFDPRTWELTDHTVLASGAAFLTYDRPAE